Proteins encoded by one window of Pseudorca crassidens isolate mPseCra1 chromosome 3, mPseCra1.hap1, whole genome shotgun sequence:
- the HSPB3 gene encoding heat shock protein beta-3 has translation MAKIILRHLIETPVRYEQEFEARGLEDCRLDHALYELPGPTTVDLGKARVAQPAPVDTVEMPPQRDESRFQVLLDVVQFQPEDIIIQTFEGWLLIKAQHGTRMDEHGFISRSFTRQYKLPDGTETKDLSAILCHDGILVVEVKDSVGTK, from the coding sequence ATGGCAAAAATCATCTTGAGGCATCTCATAGAGACTCCAGTGCGATACGAGCAGGAGTTTGAAGCTCGAGGTCTGGAAGACTGCAGGCTGGATCACGCTTTATATGAACTGCCCGGGCCAACCACCGTGGACCTGGGGAAAGCCAGGGTGGCCCAGCCTGCCCCCGTGGACACCGTAGAGATGCCGCCCCAGAGAGACGAATCCCGCTTCCAGGTCCTGCTGGACGTGGTCCAGTTCCAACCCGAAGATATCATCATTCAGACCTTCGAAGGCTGGCTGCTGATTAAGGCTCAACACGGAACCAGAATGGACGAGCACGGTTTTATCTCAAGAAGCTTCACCCGACAGTATAAACTGCCCGACGGCACTGAAACCAAAGATTTGTCTGCCATCCTCTGTCACGACGGAATTCTGGTGGTGGAAGTGAAGGATTCAGTTGGGACCAAGTGA